Proteins encoded in a region of the Ziziphus jujuba cultivar Dongzao chromosome 3, ASM3175591v1 genome:
- the LOC107423504 gene encoding probable beta-1,4-xylosyltransferase IRX10L, which translates to MNICNWVFFALLFSAFVLASAAVEHGRAQPTERISGSAGDVLEDDPVGRLKVFVYELPSKYNKKILQKDPRCLTHMFAAEIFMHRFLLSSPVRTLNPEEADWFYTPVYTTCDLTPNGLPLPFKSPRMMRSAIQLISSNWPYWNRTEGADHFFVVPHDFGACFHYQEEKAIERGILPLLQHATLVQTFGQRNHVCLKEGSITVPPYAPPQKMQAHLIPEQIPRSIFVYFRGLFYDVGNDPEGGYYARGARAAVWENFKDNPLFDISTEHPTTYYEDMQRAVFCLCPLGWAPWSPRLVEAVIFGCIPVIIADDIVLPFADAIPWEEIGVFVDEKDVPNLDTILTSIPLDLILRKQRLLANPSMKQAMLFPQPAQPGDAFHQVLNGLARKLPHDRSIYLKPGEKILNWTAGPVGDLKPW; encoded by the exons ATGAATATCTGCAACTGGGTTTTCTTTGCCCTTCTTTTTTCTGCCTTTGTTTTGGCAAGTGCTGCTGTGGAACATGGCCGGGCCCAACCGACTGAACGAATTTCAG GTAGCGCTGGTGATGTCTTGGAAGATGATCCAGTGGGAAGGTTGAAAGTCTTTGTGTATGAGCTTCCAAGCAAATACAACAAGAAGATTCTGCAGAAGGACCCGAGGTGCCTGACCCATATGTTTGCTGCTGAGATCTTTATGCATCGGTTTCTCTTATCTAGCCCTGTTAGAACCCTTAATCCTGAAGAAGCTGATTGGTTCTATACCCCTGTATACACCACGTGTGACCTGACACCAAATGGCCTGCCTTTGCCTTTTAAGTCACCTCGGATGATGAGGAGTGCAATCCAGCTTATATCTTCAAACTGGCCTTATTGGAATCGGACAGAAGGGGCAGATCACTTTTTTGTTGTGCCTCATGACTTTGGAGCATGCTTCCATTATCAA GAGGAGAAGGCAATTGAAAGAGGAATTCTGCCCTTGCTTCAACATGCTACCTTGGTTCAGACTTTTGGGCAACGGAATCATGTTTGTTTGAAAGAAGGCTCAATTACCGTTCCTCCTTATGCTCCCCCACAGAAAATGCAAGCCCACCTGATTCCTGAGCAAATTCCTAGATCAATCTTTGTTTATTTCCGAGGCTTGTTTTATGATGTGGGAAATGATCCAGAAGGTGGTTATTATGCAAG AGGTGCACGAGCAGCAGTGTGGGAGAATTTCAAGGACAACCCGCTTTTTGATATTTCAACAGAGCACCCTACCACATATTATGAGGACATGCAACGAGCTGTGTTCTGTTTGTGCCCACTCGGCTGGGCTCCTTGGAGCCCTAGATTGGTCGAAGCAGTGATTTTTGGCTGCATTCCTGTAATCATAGCGGATGACATAGTTCTGCCTTTTGCTGATGCAATCCCATGGGAAGAAATAGGGGTGTTTGTAGATGAGAAGGATGTACCAAACTTGGACACAATACTCACATCGATCCCACTTGATTTAATCCTAAGGAAGCAAAGATTGCTTGCCAACCCTTCAATGAAGCAAGCAATGTTATTCCCACAACCTGCTCAACCCGGAGATGCATTCCATCAAGTTCTGAACGGACTTGCTCGAAAATTGCCCCATGACCGGAGCATTTACTTGAAGCCGGGTGAGAAGATCTTAAACTGGACTGCAGGTCCAGTAGGTGACCTGAAACCTTGGTAG
- the LOC112492262 gene encoding uncharacterized protein LOC112492262, which yields MAAVNMSVHGRHIPGFLSNAKLLIIFNQKFRVHQLWNLTADRLDLQQSENQYSAVPEKNIYAYVPSHILQSPNLCRSHLTYILRSYRLNPPPVAIDRLAFEVVSTAAVLSVVGEDSSMGFDIQAYLEVIGNKDEEEDVIIDVSRLNMILHEKVVVKNNNGEFGDECCSVCLEELCCDGIDELIRLLPCNHLYHPNCIAVWLHQNSSCPLCRRTLW from the coding sequence ATGGCGGCTGTGAATATGAGCGTCCATGGAAGGCATATTCCAGGTTTTCTCTCCAACGCCAAACTCCTCATCATATTCAACCAGAAGTTCAGAGTTCATCAGCTATGGAATCTCACTGCAGATCGTCTTGATCTTCAACAGTCTGAGAATCAATATTCAGCTGTACCTGAGAAAAATATTTACGCCTACGTCCCTTCCCATATTCTTCAATCTCCAAATCTCTGTCGGTCCCATCTTACCTACATTCTACGCTCCTACCGTTTAAATCCCCCTCCTGTAGCCATCGATCGACTGGCTTTCGAAGTCGTATCCACCGCCGCAGTTTTGTCGGTTGTGGGCGAGGATTCAAGTATGGGATTCGATATCCAAGCATATTTGGAAGTGATTGGTaacaaggatgaagaagaagatgtgaTAATCGACGTTTCGAGGTTAAACATGATTTTGCATGAGAAGGTGGTTGTGAAGAATAATAATGGAGAATTTGGCGATGAGTGTTGCAGTGTTTGCCTGGAAGAGTTGTGTTGTGATGGTATTGATGAGTTGATTCGTTTACTTCCTTGTAACCATCTTTATCACCCAAACTGCATTGCCGTGTGGCTTCATCAAAATAGCTCTTGTCCTCTTTGTAGACGCACATTATGGTAG
- the LOC107423508 gene encoding receptor-like protein 33, producing MGLSFYNILVLLLLVVLLKLMLLINIVVAANLSLPSCHDDERSALLHFKKSFVITKSASPQEGAYPKVLQWKFDDEEGGQNSNCCSWDGVECDEKTGHVIGLNLTNSCLFGSINSNSTLFSLFHLRSLSLSGELPSQYVSNWNEMKVLDANDFTYMSAKWNFTLSKDYHYTSNDLYEITIISKGVERYYSAIQNIFAFIDLSSNKFEGGIPESFGNLKGLHSLNLSNNMLTGCIPSSLGNLAMLESLDLSQNNLSCEIPQQLQQLGFLAIFNVSHNNLIGGIPRARQFGTFDNSSFEGNSRLCGDPLSKKCENSQSSKPPSVTSEELDEDSESLFKLDWIFVLMGYISGLVIGVVLGDIVITRRNGWLVKMLSKKRMGKRRRRDRRN from the exons ATGGGGTTGTCATTCTACAACATACTTGTTCTTCTGCTTCTTGTGGTGCTCTTAAAGCTTATGTTGTTGATCAATATTGTGGTTGCTGCTAATTTGTCTCTTCCTTCTTGTCATGATGATGAGAGGTCTGCCTTACTGCATTTCAAGAAAAGCTTTGTCATTACCAAATCTGCTTCTCCTCAAGAAGGTGCTTATCCTAAGGTTCTACAATGGAAATTTGATGACGAAGAAGGAGGACAAAATAGTAATTGTTGCTCATGGGATGGTGTTGAATGTGACGAGAAGACTGGTCATGTTATTGGCCTTAACCTTACAAATAGTTGTCTATTTGGCTCCATCAACTCCAACAGCACTCTCTTCAGCCTCTTTCATCTTCGTAGCCTGAGTCTTTCTG GGGAGTTGCCATCTCAATACGTCTCCAACTGGAATGAAATGAAGGTTTTGGATGCCAATGATTTCACTTATATGAGTGCTAAGTGGAACTTTACTCTTTCAAAGGATTACCACTACACAAGTAATGATCTCTATGAAATCACAATAATTTCCAAAGGTGTGGAAAGATACTATAGTGccatccaaaatatttttgcttttattgaTTTGTCAAGCAACAAATTTGAAGGAGGTATTCCTGAATCGTTTGGGAACCTAAAAGGTCTTCACTCTTTGAACCTTTCCAACAACATGCTCACTGGTTGTATCCCATCATCTTTAGGCAACTTAGCAATGCTTGAATCTTTGGACCTTTCTCAAAACAATCTTTCTTGTGAGATCCCTCAACAGCTCCAACAACTTGGATTCCTTGCAATCTTCAATGTCTCTCACAACAATCTCATAGGGGGCATACCACGAGCGAGACAATTTGGTACATTCGACAACAGTTCATTTGAAGGGAACTCAAGATTGTGCGGTGATCCATTGTCAAAGAAATGTGAAAATTCTCAGTCCTCCAAACCACCTTCTGTGACTTCTGAAGAACTTGATGAAGATTCAGAGTCTTTATTCAAGCTAGATTGGATATTTGTGTTGATGGGATATATAAGTGGACTGGTAATTGGAGTAGTTCTTGGTGATATTGTGATCACAAGGAGAAATGGATGGTTGGTTAAGATGTTATCCAAGAAGAGAATGGGAAAAAGGAGGAGAAGGGATAGGAGAAATTGA